The following coding sequences lie in one Sedimentibacter sp. MB35-C1 genomic window:
- a CDS encoding ABC transporter permease codes for MRTFRTMLKNELKLSLRGMDMIIFAICMPLVVLIILGIIYGNKPAFDGAEYTFLEQSFGALTTIAICAGGVMGLPLVVSDYRIRKILKRFKVTPVSPAIILAVHVVIYMIYSVVSLVLLYAVSAIFFGFQMGGSLLVFLGGYMLVMLSMFSIGMMVGGISPNSQIASAIASLLYFPMLIFSGATVPYEVMPSALQKAADILPLTQGIKILKAASLGLTIESVFIPVIVMLVFATVCIGVSLRFFKWE; via the coding sequence ATGAGAACATTTAGGACAATGCTTAAAAATGAGTTGAAGCTCTCCTTGCGGGGCATGGATATGATCATCTTTGCTATCTGTATGCCACTTGTGGTTTTGATTATACTTGGTATTATTTATGGTAATAAACCCGCTTTTGATGGTGCGGAATACACTTTTCTGGAACAATCTTTTGGAGCCTTAACTACTATTGCCATTTGTGCAGGTGGTGTAATGGGTCTGCCTTTAGTGGTATCCGATTACCGAATCAGAAAAATATTGAAGCGTTTTAAGGTAACACCTGTCAGCCCTGCGATAATTTTGGCAGTGCATGTTGTGATATACATGATTTACTCGGTTGTTTCTTTGGTATTGCTTTATGCTGTTTCGGCTATCTTTTTCGGTTTTCAAATGGGCGGTTCTTTGCTGGTTTTTCTTGGCGGTTATATGTTGGTAATGCTGTCAATGTTCAGCATTGGTATGATGGTTGGCGGGATTTCCCCAAACTCTCAAATAGCAAGCGCTATTGCAAGTTTGCTATATTTCCCAATGCTTATTTTTTCTGGAGCAACTGTGCCGTATGAGGTGATGCCGAGTGCACTACAAAAGGCAGCCGATATTTTACCTCTGACACAGGGCATAAAAATTTTGAAAGCCGCATCTTTAGGGCTTACAATTGAAAGCGTGTTCATTCCTGTTATAGTTATGTTGGTATTCGCTACTGTTTGCATTGGTGTGTCGCTTCGGTTTTTTAAATGGGAATAA